One stretch of Streptomyces sp. A2-16 DNA includes these proteins:
- the purU gene encoding formyltetrahydrofolate deformylase, translating to MNAQSAPAEQYVLTLSCPDKQGIVHAVSSYLFMTGCNIEDSQQFGDHDTGLFFMRVHFSAEPPVTVDKLRASFAAIGDSFHMDWQINRAEDRMRVVLMVSKFGHCLNDLLFRARIGALPVEIAAVVSNHTDFAELVGSYDIPFHHIPVTRENKAEAEARLLELVREQDVELVVLARYMQVLSDDLCKQLSGKIINIHHSFLPSFKGAKPYHQAHARGVKLIGATAHYVTADLDEGPIIEQEVERVGHDVTPDQLVAIGRDVECQALARAVKWHAERRILLNGRRTVVFA from the coding sequence ATGAATGCGCAGTCCGCCCCCGCCGAGCAGTACGTCCTGACCCTGTCCTGCCCCGACAAGCAGGGCATCGTGCACGCCGTGTCGAGCTACCTCTTCATGACCGGCTGCAACATCGAGGACAGCCAGCAGTTCGGCGACCACGACACGGGTCTGTTCTTCATGCGCGTCCACTTCTCGGCGGAGCCGCCGGTCACCGTGGACAAGCTGCGGGCGTCGTTCGCGGCGATCGGTGACTCCTTCCACATGGACTGGCAGATCAACCGGGCCGAGGACCGGATGCGGGTCGTGCTGATGGTCAGCAAGTTCGGGCACTGCCTGAACGACCTGCTCTTCCGCGCGCGCATCGGTGCGTTGCCGGTGGAGATCGCCGCGGTGGTCTCCAACCACACCGACTTCGCCGAGCTCGTGGGGTCGTACGACATTCCCTTCCACCACATTCCGGTGACGCGGGAGAACAAGGCCGAGGCGGAGGCGCGACTCCTCGAGCTGGTGCGGGAGCAGGACGTCGAGCTGGTCGTGCTCGCCCGGTACATGCAGGTGCTCTCCGACGACCTGTGCAAGCAGCTGAGCGGGAAGATCATCAACATCCACCACTCGTTCCTGCCGAGCTTCAAGGGTGCGAAGCCCTATCACCAGGCTCATGCGCGGGGGGTCAAGCTGATCGGGGCCACGGCGCACTACGTCACCGCGGATCTCGACGAGGGGCCGATCATCGAGCAGGAGGTCGAGCGGGTGGGACACGACGTGACGCCGGACCAGCTCGTGGCGATCGGGCGGGACGTGGAGTGCCAGGCGCTGGCGCGGGCCGTGAAGTGGCATGCGGAGCGGCGGATTCTGTTGAA